One Brassica napus cultivar Da-Ae chromosome A5, Da-Ae, whole genome shotgun sequence DNA window includes the following coding sequences:
- the LOC106453031 gene encoding DNA excision repair protein ERCC-1, producing the protein MANEDDEVEKSRGTPQQIGNKPKTQIVIGVPSYQEVVESSQTKSTPPSLFKPSQTFSQAFAFVKSSDVYSAPPPPPPLTSSSGASHVPSTSQTPQTDVASSSTPPVATGSLSTNTTQPRNAILVSNRQKGNPLLKHIRNVKWVFSEIIPDYLLGQTTCALYLSLRYHLLHPDYLYFRIRELQKNFKLRVVLCHVDVEDSVKPLLEVTKTALLHDCTLLCAWSLTECARYLETIKVYENKPADLIQGQMDTDYLSRLNHSLTSIRHVNKSDVVTLGSTFGSLAHIMDASMEDLARCPGIGERKVKRLYDTFHEPFKRAASSYPSVVEPTVTETEVQKDVNSEEPVVEEDEDFVEDSRKRKKKEPEKSVKTALSTVFARYSDKLCKKKEKDTRTDSDAETHQD; encoded by the exons ATGGCGAACGAGGACGACGAAGTAGAGAAATCACGAGGGACGCCACAACAGATTGGtaacaaacccaaaacccagATCGTAATTGGTGTTCCATCGTACCAGGAAGTCGTGGAAAGCTCACAGACTAAGTCCACGCCACCATCTCTCTTCAAGCCTTCCCAGACTTTCTCTCAAGCATTCGCTTTCGTCAAATCCTCCGACGTCTACtctgctcctcctcctcctcctcctctgacTTCTTCTTCCGGCGCTTCTCATGTGCCCAGTACAAG CCAAACGCCTCAAACAGATGTAGCTTCATCTTCTACTCCTCCTGTAGCTACTGGCTCTCTATCTACGAACACTACTCAACCACGTAACGCGATTCTCGTTAGCAATAGACAG AAAGGGAATCCTCTTCTTAAACATATCaggaacgtgaaatgggtttTCTCAGAGATCATCCCTGACTACTTACTTGGTCAAACCACTTGCGCTTTGTATCTAAG CTTGCGGTATCATCTCCTCCACCCGGATTATCTCTACTTCCGCATCAGGGAACTACAGAAGAACTTCAAGCTCCGTGTTGTTCTTTGCCACGTCGACGTT GAAGATTCGGTGAAACCGTTGCTTGAAGTCACCAAAACCGCTCTTCTCCATGACTGCACCCTATTGTGCGCCTGGAG CTTGACGGAATGTGCTCGTTACTTGGAGACGATTAAAGTCTATGAGAACAAACCTGCGGATCTCATACAAGGCCAGATGGATACAGACTATCTCTCACGT CTAAATCATTCTCTTACAAGCATCAGACATGTGAACAAGAGCGATGTAGTCACACTTGGTTCTACATTTGGG TCACTTGCTCATATAATGGATGCATCCATGGAAGATCTAGCTCGTTGCCCTGGTATTGGCGAACGCAAG GTGAAGCGGTTGTACGATACGTTCCACGAACCTTTCAAGCGTGCAGCTTCGAGCTACCCGTCTGTTGTAGAACCGACAGTTACGGAGACTGAAGTTCAGAAGGATGTGAACTCAGAGGAACCTGTTGTTGAAGAAGACGAGGATTTTGTGGAGGACTCGAGGAAACGCAAGAAGAAGGAGCCTGAGAAAAGTGTGAAGACTGCGCTCTCGACTGTTTTTGCTAGATACTCTGATAAGCTCTGcaagaaaaaggagaaagataCAAGAACAGACTCAGATGCTGAAACCCACCAAGATTAA